From a region of the Kaistia sp. 32K genome:
- a CDS encoding XRE family transcriptional regulator — protein sequence MFEPPFLTGRLIAAARALTGISLDVLAKAAGLDAETMRLAEDNGSACLSSAEESAAIIEALERFGAVFLAEGDGLGAGVRLKFTRLDVKQITRMEGEGGPAGDDDVP from the coding sequence ATGTTCGAGCCCCCTTTCCTGACCGGACGCCTGATCGCCGCGGCCCGCGCGCTGACCGGCATCAGCCTCGACGTGCTGGCGAAGGCCGCCGGCCTCGATGCCGAGACGATGCGCCTTGCCGAGGACAACGGCAGCGCCTGCCTCTCCTCGGCCGAAGAATCGGCAGCGATCATCGAGGCGCTGGAGCGGTTCGGGGCGGTGTTCCTGGCGGAGGGCGACGGACTCGGCGCCGGCGTGCGGCTGAAATTCACCCGTCTCGACGTCAAGCAGATCACCCGCATGGAAGGCGAAGGCGGCCCGGCGGGCGACGACGACGTGCCGTGA
- a CDS encoding esterase-like activity of phytase family protein — MLKPILRSALTATLLAGTALASNASEHFNRIATFHVVDNLPKDADAKKKTVAEIITATADGNTLVYTDSPGERIGLIDITDPKAPKPAGTVALGGEPTSTVVAGGIALVGVVTSKSKSEPSGHLAIVDLATKTVKATCDLGGQPDSLAKSPDGKFLAIAIENERDEEINEGALPQLPGGNLTSFAIGADGSVDCATKTVIDVTGLAAIAPEDPEPEFVDINDKNQVVLTLQENNHIVIADLATGKVVKHFPAGTVDLDGIDVKKDGVIDLSGKMTNVAREPDGAQWIDDERFFTANEGDWKGGSRGFSIFNIDGTIEYDSGTALEYETVRLGHYPEKRNKKGNEPEGAEVATFGSDRLIFVGSERASLIGVYKDEGAGKAPTFLQALPGGIGPEGLYAIPARNLFVTASENDLREDGLIGSVVTIYERSDAPAAYPTIVSADKNGKPIGWAALSGTVADAKVPGKLYAVIDSAQSIGRILTIDATKTPAVITDEMTVTKDGKPVENLDLEGIALSGDGGFWLASEGNPEREKNKTQSSLVRVDAKGVVQEEVALPEALAAQATRFGFEGVTVVGSGADETVWVAVQREWKDDPKGFTKLLAYKPASKEWAAVHYPLDKAEKGWVGLSELTAVPGGLVAIERDNQIGRDAKIKKLTFVSLDGVTPAPLGGELPKVVNKDLHDFLPALKATNGYVLDKIESFALDAEGNGFAITDNDGVDSHSGETQFLRLGKIALPK, encoded by the coding sequence ATGCTCAAGCCGATCCTGCGCAGCGCGCTCACCGCCACGCTCCTCGCTGGCACCGCCCTCGCCTCCAACGCCAGCGAACACTTCAACCGCATCGCGACCTTCCACGTCGTCGACAACCTGCCGAAGGATGCCGACGCCAAGAAGAAGACCGTCGCCGAGATCATCACGGCCACCGCCGACGGCAACACGCTGGTCTATACCGACAGCCCCGGCGAGCGGATCGGCCTGATCGACATCACCGATCCGAAGGCGCCGAAGCCGGCCGGCACGGTGGCGCTCGGCGGCGAGCCGACCTCGACCGTCGTCGCCGGAGGCATCGCGCTCGTCGGCGTCGTCACCTCGAAGTCGAAGAGCGAACCCTCCGGCCATCTCGCCATCGTCGATCTCGCCACCAAGACGGTGAAGGCGACCTGCGATCTCGGCGGCCAGCCGGATTCGCTCGCCAAGAGCCCGGACGGCAAGTTCCTCGCCATCGCGATCGAGAACGAGCGTGACGAGGAGATCAACGAGGGCGCCCTCCCGCAGCTTCCGGGCGGCAATCTCACCAGCTTCGCGATTGGCGCCGACGGCTCGGTCGATTGCGCGACCAAGACGGTCATCGACGTCACCGGCCTCGCCGCGATCGCGCCGGAGGATCCGGAGCCCGAATTCGTCGACATCAACGACAAGAACCAGGTCGTTCTCACCCTGCAGGAGAACAACCACATCGTCATCGCCGACCTCGCCACCGGCAAGGTCGTGAAGCACTTCCCGGCCGGAACCGTCGACCTCGACGGCATCGACGTGAAGAAGGACGGCGTGATCGACCTCTCCGGCAAGATGACAAACGTCGCCCGCGAGCCGGACGGCGCGCAGTGGATCGATGACGAGCGCTTCTTCACCGCCAATGAGGGCGACTGGAAGGGCGGCTCGCGCGGCTTCTCGATCTTCAACATCGACGGCACGATCGAATATGACTCGGGCACAGCGCTCGAATACGAGACCGTCCGCCTCGGCCATTACCCCGAGAAGCGCAACAAGAAGGGTAACGAGCCGGAAGGCGCCGAAGTCGCCACCTTCGGTTCGGACAGACTGATCTTCGTCGGCTCCGAGCGCGCCTCGCTGATCGGCGTCTACAAGGACGAAGGCGCCGGCAAGGCGCCGACCTTCCTGCAGGCGCTGCCGGGCGGCATCGGCCCGGAAGGCCTCTACGCCATCCCCGCGCGCAACCTCTTCGTCACCGCGTCGGAAAACGACCTGCGCGAGGACGGTCTGATCGGCTCCGTCGTGACGATCTATGAGCGCAGCGACGCGCCGGCCGCCTATCCGACCATCGTCTCGGCCGACAAGAACGGCAAGCCGATCGGCTGGGCCGCCCTTTCCGGCACGGTCGCCGACGCCAAGGTGCCCGGCAAGCTCTACGCCGTCATCGACAGCGCCCAGTCGATCGGCCGGATTCTCACCATCGACGCCACCAAGACCCCGGCCGTCATCACCGACGAGATGACCGTCACCAAGGACGGCAAGCCGGTCGAGAACCTCGACCTCGAGGGCATCGCGCTTTCGGGCGACGGCGGCTTCTGGCTCGCCTCGGAAGGCAATCCCGAGCGCGAGAAGAACAAGACGCAGTCCTCGCTCGTCCGCGTCGATGCCAAGGGCGTCGTGCAGGAAGAGGTCGCGCTGCCGGAAGCACTCGCCGCGCAGGCCACCCGCTTCGGCTTCGAGGGCGTGACGGTGGTCGGCTCCGGCGCCGACGAGACCGTCTGGGTCGCCGTGCAGCGCGAGTGGAAGGACGATCCGAAGGGCTTCACCAAGCTCCTCGCCTACAAGCCCGCCTCGAAGGAATGGGCCGCCGTGCACTATCCGCTCGACAAGGCGGAAAAGGGTTGGGTCGGCCTTTCCGAGCTGACGGCGGTTCCTGGCGGCCTCGTCGCCATCGAGCGCGACAACCAGATCGGTCGCGACGCGAAGATCAAGAAGCTGACCTTCGTCTCGCTCGACGGCGTCACGCCCGCCCCGCTCGGCGGCGAGCTGCCCAAGGTCGTCAACAAGGACCTGCACGACTTCCTGCCGGCGCTCAAGGCGACCAACGGCTACGTCCTCGACAAGATCGAGAGCTTCGCCCTCGACGCCGAAGGCAACGGCTTCGCGATCACCGACAATGACGGCGTCGACAGCCACTCCGGCGAGACGCAGTTCCTCCGCCTCGGCAAGATCGCCCTGCCGAAGTAA
- a CDS encoding 2-isopropylmalate synthase has protein sequence MTATTNSSSDKDRIVIFDTTLRDGEQCPGASMTFEEKLEVAELLEEMGVDIIEAGFPIASQGDFEAVHEIAKRAGDGVTIAGLARAISGDIIRAGEAVRVAKRSRIHTFVSTSPIHLAHQMRKTEEQVLDIISATVAQARNLVEDVEWSAMDATRTPIEYLVRCVDAAIKAGATTINLPDTVGYAVPEEYAAMFREVIERVPDSDKAIFSTHCHNDLGLAVANSLAGIAGGARQIECTINGLGERAGNAALEEIVMAIRTRRDVMPYDTRIDATMLTRASKLVSNVSAFPVQYNKAIVGRNAFAHESGIHQDGMLKNAETYEIMTPESVGVKATSLVMGKHSGRHAFRSKLKELGYEVGDNQLEDAFKRFKDLADRKKHVYDEDIEALIGDEVATAAESIRLLSLTVIAGTGGAAKAIISLDVEGTHVTKEVSGNGPVDAIFNAIKAIVPHDATLSLYQVHAVTEGTDAQAEVSVRLEEDGKSVTGKGADPDTMVASAKAYLSSLNKLMVKRQRQHAQAVNA, from the coding sequence ATGACCGCGACCACGAATTCGTCCTCCGACAAGGACCGGATCGTCATTTTCGACACCACTTTGCGCGATGGCGAGCAGTGCCCCGGCGCTTCGATGACCTTCGAGGAGAAGCTCGAAGTCGCCGAGTTGCTGGAGGAGATGGGCGTCGACATCATCGAGGCCGGTTTCCCGATCGCCAGCCAGGGCGATTTCGAGGCCGTGCACGAGATCGCCAAGCGCGCCGGCGACGGCGTCACCATCGCCGGCCTGGCGCGCGCCATCTCCGGCGACATCATCCGCGCCGGCGAGGCCGTCCGCGTCGCCAAGCGCTCGCGCATTCACACCTTCGTCTCCACCTCGCCGATCCATTTGGCGCACCAGATGCGCAAGACCGAGGAGCAGGTGCTCGACATCATCTCGGCCACCGTCGCGCAGGCGCGCAACCTGGTCGAGGACGTCGAGTGGTCGGCGATGGACGCCACCCGCACGCCGATCGAATATCTCGTCCGTTGCGTTGATGCCGCCATCAAGGCCGGCGCCACGACGATCAACTTGCCCGATACGGTCGGTTATGCCGTGCCGGAAGAATATGCGGCGATGTTCCGCGAAGTGATCGAGCGCGTGCCGGATTCCGACAAGGCAATCTTCTCGACCCATTGCCACAACGATCTGGGCCTCGCGGTTGCCAACTCGCTGGCCGGCATCGCCGGCGGCGCGCGGCAGATCGAATGCACGATCAACGGTTTGGGCGAGCGCGCCGGCAACGCCGCGCTGGAAGAGATCGTCATGGCGATCCGCACCCGTCGCGACGTCATGCCCTATGACACGCGCATCGACGCTACCATGCTGACCCGCGCCTCGAAGCTCGTCTCCAACGTCTCGGCCTTCCCGGTCCAGTACAACAAGGCGATCGTCGGCCGGAACGCCTTCGCGCATGAGAGCGGCATCCACCAGGACGGCATGCTGAAGAACGCCGAGACCTACGAGATCATGACGCCGGAGAGCGTCGGCGTGAAGGCGACCTCGCTGGTCATGGGCAAGCATTCCGGCCGCCACGCCTTCCGCTCCAAGCTGAAGGAACTGGGCTACGAAGTCGGCGACAACCAGCTGGAAGACGCGTTCAAGCGCTTCAAGGACTTGGCTGACCGCAAGAAGCACGTCTATGACGAGGATATCGAGGCGCTGATCGGTGATGAGGTTGCGACGGCGGCCGAATCGATCCGCCTGTTGTCGCTGACGGTCATCGCCGGCACGGGCGGCGCGGCCAAGGCGATCATCAGCCTCGACGTAGAAGGCACGCACGTCACCAAGGAAGTCTCCGGCAACGGCCCGGTGGACGCGATCTTCAACGCGATCAAGGCGATCGTGCCGCATGACGCGACTTTGTCGCTCTATCAGGTGCACGCGGTCACCGAGGGCACCGACGCGCAGGCCGAGGTCTCGGTCCGCCTCGAGGAAGACGGCAAGTCGGTCACCGGCAAGGGCGCCGATCCGGACACGATGGTCGCCTCGGCCAAGGCGTATCTCTCGTCGCTGAACAAGCTGATGGTGAAGCGCCAGCGCCAGCACGCCCAGGCCGTCAACGCCTGA
- a CDS encoding glycosyltransferase, translating into MTVDPARTNDGAGKLRILEINTSLFRVAAPDQTDFHWAARKPDGQLKRLFGPAAFFRALKKLRSGGYDLVVVDGAPLPAWHPRTWLTALRDYHIRAPQALFAIAAARLLHHFHSVPVAVIDVNDSFGIGRHNFGLIDRCHSYFKRELTADRWQVFFKSSHWDLPGRRWRSQKSAQRRMAKLKPIHLGYPSQPTIEPTTEKTSDVFFAGDLWPNSTVRTDGIKELLALRDEGYVIDVPDQPLDRKAFHQRLAAARLAWSPMGYGWDCYRHYESSELGTVPLMNYPTILQHRPFREGEHCFYYSVEPGGLSRAVRAALKDPARLAEMAIEARAYTLTHHTARARAEYVVATVLGKKLDGSLAGAE; encoded by the coding sequence ATGACCGTCGATCCAGCACGAACGAACGACGGCGCCGGCAAGCTGCGCATCCTCGAGATCAATACCAGCCTGTTCCGGGTGGCCGCGCCCGACCAGACCGATTTCCACTGGGCCGCCCGCAAGCCCGACGGACAGCTGAAGCGGCTGTTCGGCCCCGCCGCCTTCTTCCGCGCGCTGAAGAAGCTCCGCAGCGGCGGCTACGACCTCGTCGTCGTCGACGGCGCGCCGCTCCCCGCCTGGCATCCGCGCACCTGGCTGACGGCGCTGCGCGACTACCACATCCGCGCGCCGCAGGCCCTCTTCGCCATCGCCGCCGCGCGGCTGCTGCACCATTTCCACTCCGTCCCGGTCGCCGTCATCGACGTCAACGACTCGTTCGGCATCGGCCGGCACAATTTCGGCCTGATCGACCGCTGCCACAGCTATTTCAAGCGCGAGCTGACCGCCGATCGCTGGCAGGTGTTCTTCAAGTCGAGCCATTGGGACCTGCCCGGCCGCCGCTGGCGCTCGCAGAAGAGCGCGCAGCGCCGCATGGCCAAGCTCAAGCCGATCCATCTCGGCTATCCCTCGCAGCCGACGATCGAGCCGACGACGGAAAAGACCTCCGACGTCTTCTTCGCCGGCGACCTCTGGCCGAACAGCACGGTGCGCACCGACGGCATAAAGGAGCTGCTGGCGCTGCGCGACGAGGGCTATGTCATCGACGTGCCGGACCAGCCGCTCGACCGCAAGGCATTCCACCAGCGCCTGGCGGCCGCCCGCCTCGCCTGGTCGCCGATGGGCTATGGCTGGGACTGCTACCGCCACTACGAGTCGAGCGAACTCGGCACCGTGCCGTTGATGAACTACCCGACCATCCTGCAGCACCGCCCGTTCCGCGAGGGCGAGCACTGCTTCTACTATTCGGTCGAGCCCGGCGGCCTTTCCCGCGCCGTCCGCGCCGCGCTGAAGGACCCCGCCCGCCTCGCCGAGATGGCGATAGAGGCGAGGGCCTACACGCTCACCCACCACACGGCCCGCGCCCGCGCCGAATATGTGGTGGCGACGGTGCTGGGGAAGAAGCTGGACGGGAGTTTGGCCGGAGCGGAGTAA
- a CDS encoding PhzF family phenazine biosynthesis protein, translating into MSRRFALLDVFTKEPLAGNQLAVVLDSEGLSSERMQAITREFNLAETVFVQPPVQPGHRASLRIFNPAHEMPFAGHPTVGAAVLLALETFGHEAAGQDAVFVVEEKIGDIRCAVALHSGKAGHAIFDVPRQAVKVDTPVDEAALAAMLGLVPSELGFENHRPSVYSVGAARLMVPVRDLAVIARVRPLIQHWRNAMPAGVDSLYLYTRETTTNEHHFHARMLWLGEGIIEDPATGSAVAAFAGVVADFDQLPAGTHRFVIEQGFEINRPSLIHLEVDIENNALHASRIGGDAILVARGTLDV; encoded by the coding sequence TTGTCCCGCCGCTTCGCCCTTCTCGACGTCTTCACCAAAGAACCGCTTGCCGGCAACCAGCTCGCCGTCGTGCTCGACAGCGAAGGCCTCAGCAGCGAGCGCATGCAGGCGATCACGCGGGAGTTCAATCTGGCCGAGACGGTGTTCGTCCAGCCGCCGGTTCAGCCCGGGCATCGGGCGAGCCTCCGGATCTTCAACCCGGCCCACGAGATGCCGTTCGCCGGCCATCCGACCGTCGGCGCCGCTGTGCTGCTGGCGCTGGAGACGTTCGGTCACGAGGCGGCCGGGCAGGACGCCGTGTTCGTCGTCGAGGAGAAGATCGGCGACATACGCTGCGCCGTGGCGCTGCATTCCGGCAAGGCCGGCCACGCCATCTTCGACGTGCCGCGCCAGGCGGTGAAGGTCGACACGCCGGTCGACGAGGCGGCGCTGGCGGCGATGCTGGGGCTGGTGCCCTCGGAGCTCGGCTTCGAGAACCACCGTCCCTCGGTCTATTCGGTCGGCGCTGCCCGCCTGATGGTGCCGGTGCGCGATCTCGCCGTCATCGCGCGCGTCCGCCCGTTGATCCAGCACTGGCGGAACGCCATGCCGGCCGGCGTCGACAGCCTCTATCTCTACACGCGCGAGACGACGACCAACGAACATCACTTCCACGCCCGCATGCTCTGGCTGGGCGAGGGGATCATCGAGGATCCCGCGACCGGATCGGCCGTCGCCGCCTTCGCCGGCGTGGTCGCCGACTTCGACCAGCTTCCGGCCGGAACGCACCGCTTCGTCATCGAGCAGGGGTTCGAGATCAACCGGCCGAGCCTGATCCACCTCGAGGTCGACATCGAGAACAACGCCCTGCACGCCAGCCGCATCGGCGGCGACGCAATTCTGGTCGCCCGCGGTACTCTGGACGTGTGA
- a CDS encoding BA14K family protein — protein MKKIATAAMAALIGITAIVGTAETASARDGRNAALAAGAAVGLGIGALLAAPRDYEVAPPAYAAPAPVYDDGYRAPPPRRAYRASWKAHADWCYDNYRTYDERSDTFVGRDGNAYRCRGSY, from the coding sequence ATGAAGAAGATCGCAACGGCCGCCATGGCAGCCCTGATCGGCATCACCGCTATCGTCGGTACGGCCGAGACCGCCTCGGCCAGGGACGGCCGCAACGCCGCGCTCGCCGCCGGCGCCGCCGTCGGCCTCGGTATCGGCGCCCTGCTCGCCGCGCCGCGCGATTACGAAGTGGCGCCGCCGGCTTACGCCGCCCCGGCCCCGGTCTATGACGACGGCTACCGCGCCCCGCCGCCGCGCCGCGCCTACCGCGCCAGCTGGAAGGCGCATGCCGACTGGTGCTACGACAACTACCGCACCTATGACGAGCGCTCCGACACCTTCGTCGGCCGCGACGGCAACGCCTATCGCTGCCGCGGGTCGTACTGA
- a CDS encoding hydroxyacid dehydrogenase, whose translation MSEGIILVDPLPRTLDLIMEPDVRARLETLGRLVISEDAPMSDQQIDELLPETVLIFGQTALPRERLDRAKKLKAVINVETNFLPNIDYQACQERGIWVLTPGSAFAAPVAEAALGMAIDLARGITAADRDFRAGTEQYGLAANTETFRFAGAAVGIIGLGDLGRNLRELIRPFRNPVKVFDPWLPDEIIERHDCQPASLDELLSTSQVVFVFAAVTGENQGFLGSREFALIPKGAAFLLMSRAAVVDFPAMLDAVRSGHIRVATDVFPEEPVPADDPVRKMEGILLSAHRTGGTVDALFSIGRMAVADAELILRGLPPQLCRRADPALASRLRSKPVSIT comes from the coding sequence TTGTCTGAGGGAATCATTCTGGTCGATCCGTTGCCGCGGACGCTCGATCTCATCATGGAGCCGGATGTCCGCGCCCGGCTCGAGACGCTGGGCCGGCTCGTCATCTCGGAAGACGCGCCGATGTCGGACCAGCAGATCGACGAGCTCCTGCCGGAGACGGTGCTGATCTTCGGGCAGACGGCGCTGCCGCGCGAGCGGCTCGACCGGGCGAAGAAGCTGAAGGCGGTCATCAATGTCGAGACCAACTTCCTGCCCAATATCGACTATCAGGCCTGCCAGGAGCGCGGCATCTGGGTGCTGACGCCGGGCTCCGCCTTCGCGGCGCCGGTGGCGGAGGCGGCGCTCGGCATGGCGATCGATCTCGCCCGCGGCATCACCGCCGCCGATCGCGATTTTCGCGCCGGCACCGAGCAATATGGCCTCGCCGCCAATACCGAGACGTTCCGCTTCGCCGGCGCGGCGGTCGGCATCATCGGCCTCGGTGATCTCGGCAGGAATTTGCGCGAGCTGATCCGGCCGTTCCGCAATCCGGTCAAGGTGTTCGATCCCTGGCTGCCGGACGAGATCATCGAGCGGCATGATTGTCAGCCGGCCTCGCTCGACGAGTTGCTTTCGACCAGCCAGGTCGTCTTCGTCTTCGCCGCCGTGACCGGCGAGAACCAGGGTTTTCTGGGGAGCCGCGAATTCGCGCTGATACCGAAGGGCGCGGCCTTCCTGCTGATGAGCCGCGCGGCGGTGGTCGACTTTCCCGCCATGCTCGACGCGGTGCGTTCGGGCCATATCCGCGTCGCAACCGACGTGTTTCCGGAGGAGCCGGTGCCGGCCGACGATCCGGTCCGCAAGATGGAAGGCATTCTGCTTTCGGCGCACCGGACCGGCGGCACGGTCGATGCGCTGTTCTCGATCGGCCGCATGGCGGTCGCCGATGCCGAACTGATCCTGCGCGGCTTGCCGCCGCAGCTCTGTCGCCGCGCCGATCCGGCTCTGGCGAGCCGCCTGCGTTCGAAGCCCGTCAGCATCACCTGA
- a CDS encoding BA14K family protein, producing MRSFVTASLAGVLGILAVSATATTASADGWYGGRHYYGHYHRDNSGAVIGGLAAGTLLGLGIGAIASQPRAYAYDYEVPPPRGAAWRAHVDYCLDRYRSYSPESDTFIGADGYEYRCRGSY from the coding sequence ATGAGAAGCTTCGTTACCGCGTCGCTCGCCGGCGTCCTTGGCATCCTCGCTGTCTCGGCCACCGCGACGACCGCTTCGGCCGATGGCTGGTATGGCGGCCGGCACTATTACGGCCATTATCACCGCGATAACAGCGGCGCGGTCATCGGCGGCCTCGCGGCCGGCACCCTGCTCGGCCTCGGCATCGGCGCCATCGCATCGCAGCCCCGCGCCTATGCCTATGACTACGAAGTCCCGCCCCCGCGCGGCGCCGCCTGGCGCGCTCATGTCGACTACTGCCTCGACCGCTATCGCAGCTACAGCCCCGAGTCCGACACGTTCATCGGCGCGGACGGCTACGAATATCGCTGCCGCGGCTCCTACTGA
- the ilvC gene encoding ketol-acid reductoisomerase: MRVYYDRDADLNLIKSKKVAIIGYGSQGRAHALNLKDSGAKDVVIALRAGSATAQKAEADGFQVKTVAEAAAWADLMMMAAPDELQADIYRDEIAANIRDGAAIAFAHGLNVHFGLIEPKKTVDVVMIAPKGPGHTVRGEYQKGGGVPCLVAISQDASGNALDLALSYACGVGGGRSGIIETTFKEECETDLFGEQAVLCGGLVELIRAGFETLVEAGYAPEMAYFECLHEVKLIVDLIYEGGIANMNYSISNTAEWGEYVTGPRIVTAETKAEMKRVLTDIQTGKFTSDWMQEYRAGAARFKAIRRNNDAHQIEAVGAKLREMMPWIGKNKLVDKARN, from the coding sequence ATGCGCGTTTATTACGATCGCGATGCCGATCTCAACCTGATCAAGTCGAAGAAGGTCGCGATCATCGGCTACGGCTCCCAGGGCCGCGCCCATGCGCTGAACCTCAAGGATTCGGGCGCCAAGGACGTCGTCATCGCCCTGCGTGCCGGCTCGGCAACCGCCCAGAAGGCCGAGGCCGACGGCTTCCAGGTCAAGACGGTCGCCGAGGCCGCTGCCTGGGCCGACCTGATGATGATGGCCGCTCCCGACGAGCTGCAGGCCGACATCTACCGCGACGAGATCGCCGCCAACATCCGTGACGGCGCCGCGATCGCCTTCGCGCACGGCCTCAACGTCCATTTCGGCCTGATCGAGCCGAAGAAGACCGTCGACGTCGTCATGATCGCGCCGAAGGGCCCGGGCCACACCGTCCGCGGCGAATACCAGAAGGGCGGCGGCGTGCCGTGCCTGGTCGCCATCTCGCAGGACGCCTCGGGCAACGCGCTCGACCTCGCTCTGTCCTACGCCTGCGGCGTCGGCGGCGGCCGTTCGGGCATCATCGAGACGACCTTCAAGGAAGAGTGCGAGACCGACCTGTTCGGCGAGCAGGCAGTCCTCTGCGGCGGTCTGGTCGAGCTGATCCGCGCTGGTTTTGAGACGCTGGTCGAGGCCGGCTACGCGCCGGAAATGGCCTATTTCGAGTGCCTGCACGAAGTGAAGCTGATCGTCGACCTCATCTATGAGGGCGGCATCGCCAACATGAACTACTCGATCTCGAACACGGCCGAGTGGGGCGAGTACGTCACGGGTCCGCGCATCGTCACCGCCGAGACCAAGGCCGAGATGAAGCGCGTCCTCACCGACATCCAGACCGGCAAGTTCACGTCGGACTGGATGCAGGAATACCGCGCTGGCGCCGCCCGCTTCAAGGCGATCCGCCGCAACAACGACGCGCACCAGATCGAGGCCGTCGGCGCCAAGCTGCGCGAGATGATGCCCTGGATCGGCAAGAACAAGCTGGTCGACAAGGCCCGCAACTAA
- a CDS encoding TetR/AcrR family transcriptional regulator C-terminal domain-containing protein — protein sequence MSSNLPIPSGNEAYSPRQNAVLESALALLVEGGERALTTAGVARAANCSKESLYKWFGDRDGLLAAMITFQSSKVKAEPNVSGARGRAVLAVQLAGIAANLLKVLAGDVSLALNRLAIGQARRGEADLGLLLREHGRKPIETRLSALLEAGRREGLLDFADTREAYRTLYGLIVRDMHVRLLLGDSLDGEAPGARAAQAIDEFFRLYGREENTGPAHERTGAGNERTG from the coding sequence GTGTCGTCCAACCTCCCCATCCCCTCCGGCAACGAGGCCTATTCGCCGCGCCAGAACGCCGTTCTGGAAAGCGCGCTGGCCCTGCTGGTCGAGGGCGGCGAGCGGGCGCTGACGACGGCGGGCGTCGCGCGCGCGGCGAACTGTTCCAAGGAAAGCCTCTACAAATGGTTCGGCGACCGCGACGGCCTGCTCGCGGCGATGATCACCTTCCAGTCGAGCAAGGTGAAGGCCGAGCCGAACGTCTCCGGCGCCCGGGGCAGGGCGGTTCTCGCCGTCCAGCTCGCCGGCATCGCGGCCAATCTTCTGAAGGTGCTCGCCGGCGACGTGTCGCTGGCGTTGAACCGGCTCGCCATCGGCCAGGCGCGGCGCGGCGAGGCCGATCTCGGCCTGCTTTTGCGCGAGCATGGCCGCAAGCCGATCGAGACGCGGTTGTCGGCGTTGCTGGAGGCCGGAAGGCGCGAGGGGCTGCTTGACTTCGCCGACACGCGCGAGGCCTATCGCACGCTGTACGGCCTCATCGTGCGCGACATGCATGTGCGCCTGCTGCTCGGCGACAGCCTCGACGGCGAGGCGCCGGGCGCGCGCGCGGCGCAGGCGATTGACGAATTCTTCCGGCTCTATGGCCGGGAAGAAAATACCGGACCGGCCCATGAGAGGACCGGCGCGGGAAACGAACGGACGGGATAG